One Mycolicibacter sp. MU0083 DNA window includes the following coding sequences:
- a CDS encoding TetR/AcrR family transcriptional regulator: protein MVPTLGATNDPAGRAGTRIKRRPKDRKAQITRAAAETFSAQGYHATSMEAIASKVGISAPALYRHYPSKYEMFAVVVGALGQQLVDSTAFIDELSDAEVEHDAAAILDRLVDGLIASSLVNREAGGLFRWQARYLQPDDQVKLMAQLRTVSRRVQRPLSVLRPELNNLEQWTLTIALISVAGSIIGHRLQLPDDEIRPLLITIARSVTATELPRGDEIGINRPSVWRIFTPDAGPYEALLHSAVLLFGRQGYAETGVTEIADAVGVPASGVYRYFSSKSDILTTGLQRAVDRIAGEMSAIAGVFAEPDEALRRLIEAYVATVFANPELAAVYDTERVNLAASERELLRDSERAFIETWSRPLMEIKPELSAMQSKFLVHALAALVDDLSRVARGGEIPGRGFMAGGAGYAQACLRKLMESIVFDTAED, encoded by the coding sequence GTGGTTCCCACGCTTGGTGCAACGAACGACCCGGCCGGACGTGCGGGCACGCGGATAAAGCGGCGCCCCAAAGACCGCAAGGCGCAGATCACGCGCGCCGCCGCGGAGACGTTCAGTGCGCAGGGTTATCACGCGACCAGCATGGAAGCGATCGCTTCCAAGGTTGGCATTTCCGCGCCGGCGCTGTACCGGCACTATCCCAGCAAGTACGAGATGTTCGCCGTCGTCGTCGGCGCGCTCGGCCAGCAGTTGGTCGACTCGACCGCGTTCATCGATGAGCTTTCCGACGCCGAAGTGGAACACGACGCCGCCGCGATCCTGGACCGACTGGTCGACGGACTCATCGCATCGTCGCTGGTCAACCGTGAGGCCGGCGGATTGTTCCGGTGGCAGGCCCGCTACCTGCAGCCCGACGATCAGGTCAAGCTGATGGCCCAGTTGCGCACGGTCAGCCGGCGCGTGCAACGGCCGCTGTCGGTGCTGCGGCCGGAACTGAACAACCTGGAGCAGTGGACCCTGACGATCGCCCTGATCAGTGTCGCCGGCAGCATCATCGGCCACCGACTGCAGCTTCCCGACGACGAGATCCGGCCACTGCTCATCACCATCGCACGGTCGGTGACCGCGACCGAGCTCCCCCGCGGCGACGAAATCGGCATCAACCGGCCGTCGGTCTGGCGTATCTTCACGCCCGATGCCGGCCCGTATGAAGCGTTGCTGCATTCGGCGGTCCTGCTGTTCGGCCGACAAGGCTATGCCGAAACCGGCGTCACCGAGATCGCCGACGCCGTCGGCGTACCGGCCTCCGGCGTCTACCGATACTTCTCCAGCAAGAGCGACATCCTGACAACCGGTCTGCAGCGCGCCGTGGACCGCATCGCCGGCGAGATGTCGGCGATCGCGGGCGTCTTCGCCGAACCGGACGAGGCCCTGCGCCGGCTGATCGAGGCGTACGTCGCGACGGTGTTCGCCAATCCCGAGCTGGCGGCGGTCTATGACACCGAACGGGTCAACCTGGCCGCGTCCGAACGGGAACTGCTGCGCGATTCCGAACGCGCCTTCATCGAGACCTGGTCGCGTCCGCTGATGGAAATCAAACCCGAGTTGAGCGCGATGCAGTCGAAGTTCCTGGTGCACGCCCTGGCGGCACTGGTGGACGACCTGAGCCGGGTGGCCCGCGGCGGCGAGATCCCGGGCCGGGGTTTTATGGCCGGCGGTGCCGGTTACGCGCAGGCCTGTCTGCGCAAGCTGATGGAGTCCATCGTGTTCGACACGGCCGAGGACTGA
- a CDS encoding beta-ketoacyl-ACP synthase III produces MSEIRHPASTRPVGLLGVGVCRPERVVTNDEICERIDSTDEWIYSRTGIKTRRFAESTDTVTGLAIEAGRAAMAQAGLDGAGVGAVIVATSTNFRQTPSCAPSVAVALGAGGVPAFDVATGCAGFGYALGVAADLLRGRTIDTALVIGSEVLSPTIDMEDRSNCFIFGDGAGAVVVGETPAHGIGSIVWGSDGESCDAIRQDIDWISYTEEPDGPRPYLRMDGSAVFRWAAFELSDVGARAITAAGLEPHDIDVFIPHQANGRINGILAKSLQLRPDVVIANDIENTGNTSAASIPLAMEQLLSSGAARSGDLALLLGYGSGLSYASSVVVLP; encoded by the coding sequence TTGAGCGAGATTCGTCATCCTGCGTCCACCCGACCGGTCGGCCTGCTCGGAGTCGGCGTGTGCCGGCCGGAGCGGGTGGTCACCAACGACGAGATCTGTGAGCGCATCGACTCCACCGACGAGTGGATCTATTCGCGCACCGGGATCAAGACCCGCCGGTTCGCCGAATCGACCGATACCGTCACCGGGCTGGCGATCGAGGCGGGCCGGGCGGCGATGGCGCAGGCCGGGCTGGACGGGGCCGGCGTGGGCGCGGTCATCGTCGCCACCAGCACCAACTTCCGTCAGACCCCGTCGTGTGCACCCAGCGTGGCCGTCGCGCTGGGGGCGGGCGGCGTCCCCGCGTTCGACGTGGCCACCGGCTGCGCGGGCTTCGGCTACGCGCTGGGGGTGGCGGCCGACCTGCTGCGCGGCCGGACCATCGACACCGCCTTGGTGATCGGCTCCGAGGTGCTCTCGCCGACCATCGACATGGAGGACCGGTCGAACTGCTTCATCTTCGGCGACGGTGCCGGCGCGGTCGTGGTCGGCGAGACTCCGGCGCACGGGATCGGCTCGATCGTCTGGGGCAGTGACGGCGAGAGCTGCGACGCGATCCGTCAGGACATCGACTGGATCAGCTACACCGAAGAACCCGACGGACCCCGGCCGTACCTGCGCATGGACGGCAGTGCGGTATTCCGGTGGGCGGCATTCGAACTGAGCGACGTGGGTGCCCGCGCCATCACAGCAGCCGGCCTGGAACCGCACGACATCGATGTCTTCATTCCGCACCAGGCCAACGGCCGGATCAACGGGATCCTCGCCAAGAGTCTGCAACTGCGTCCCGATGTCGTGATCGCCAACGACATCGAGAACACCGGCAACACCTCGGCGGCGTCCATCCCGCTGGCGATGGAACAACTGCTGTCCTCCGGTGCCGCCCGCTCCGGCGACCTGGCGCTGCTGCTGGGTTACGGCTCCGGGCTCAGCTACGCCTCCAGCGTCGTTGTGCTGCCCTGA
- a CDS encoding alpha/beta family hydrolase, protein MSSAELADIAGIAHYPDGTATGIVLLTHGAGGDRDSPMLQRLCDEWARRGFLAIRYDLPFRRRRPKGPPGGNGAGDRDGIVAAIGYARTLAEGPLLVGGHSYGGRQTSMVVADDDVPVDALTLFSYPLHPPGKPERTRTDHLPRIGVPTVFTHGGSDGFGTFAEIHAAAALIPAPHEVVEIASARHDLASKTLDVPALAADAALRLLG, encoded by the coding sequence GTGAGCTCCGCGGAACTCGCCGACATCGCCGGTATCGCGCATTATCCCGACGGTACCGCCACCGGGATCGTGCTGTTGACGCACGGTGCCGGCGGTGACCGGGATTCACCTATGCTGCAACGGCTTTGCGATGAATGGGCGCGGCGCGGCTTCCTGGCGATCCGCTATGACCTGCCGTTCCGTCGGCGCCGCCCGAAGGGCCCGCCGGGCGGGAACGGGGCCGGCGACCGGGATGGCATCGTCGCGGCGATCGGATACGCCCGAACCCTGGCCGAGGGACCGCTGCTGGTCGGCGGGCACTCCTACGGCGGTCGGCAGACCTCGATGGTGGTGGCCGACGACGACGTTCCGGTCGATGCGCTGACGCTGTTCTCCTACCCGTTGCACCCGCCGGGCAAGCCGGAGCGGACCCGCACCGACCACCTGCCCCGAATCGGTGTGCCGACGGTGTTCACCCACGGCGGTTCGGACGGATTCGGCACGTTCGCCGAGATCCATGCCGCCGCGGCGTTGATCCCGGCACCGCACGAGGTCGTCGAGATCGCCAGCGCCCGTCACGATCTGGCGTCGAAGACACTCGACGTCCCGGCGCTGGCGGCGGATGCGGCGCTGCGGCTGCTCGGCTGA
- the thiD gene encoding bifunctional hydroxymethylpyrimidine kinase/phosphomethylpyrimidine kinase gives MEFLPLAPPAATPARVLTIAGSDSGGGAGIQADMRTFALLGVHACVAVSAVTVQNTVGVSSFHEVPADTVAAQIEAVVPDIGIQAAKTGMLASAQIITAVADTWRRLGLTVPLVVDPVSASMHGDALLASSALDALRDKLFPLATLVTPNLHEVRLLVGIDVVDAESQRAAARALHALGPRWALVKGGHLPSAQYSPDLLFDGTDFHEFSGPRVATTDDHGAGDTLAAATASALAHGFTVPDAVAFAKRWVTQCLRAAYPLGRGHGPVSPLFRLSASTR, from the coding sequence GTGGAGTTCCTGCCACTGGCCCCGCCGGCGGCGACCCCGGCGCGGGTGCTCACCATCGCCGGATCGGATTCCGGTGGCGGGGCCGGCATTCAGGCGGACATGCGCACCTTCGCACTGCTTGGTGTGCATGCCTGCGTCGCGGTCAGCGCGGTGACGGTACAGAACACCGTGGGAGTCAGCAGCTTTCACGAAGTTCCCGCCGATACCGTCGCCGCGCAGATCGAAGCGGTGGTGCCCGACATCGGGATCCAGGCCGCCAAGACCGGGATGCTGGCGTCGGCGCAGATCATCACCGCGGTGGCGGACACCTGGCGCAGGCTCGGGCTGACGGTGCCGCTGGTGGTGGATCCGGTGTCGGCATCCATGCACGGTGATGCACTGTTGGCGTCTTCGGCGCTGGACGCGTTGCGCGACAAACTGTTTCCGCTGGCGACCCTGGTGACCCCGAACCTGCACGAGGTGCGACTGCTGGTCGGTATCGACGTGGTGGACGCCGAATCCCAACGTGCGGCGGCCCGGGCGCTGCACGCCCTGGGGCCGCGGTGGGCACTGGTCAAAGGCGGGCATCTGCCGTCGGCGCAGTACAGCCCGGACCTGCTGTTCGACGGCACCGACTTTCACGAGTTCAGCGGGCCGCGGGTGGCCACCACCGACGATCACGGCGCCGGCGACACGCTGGCCGCGGCCACGGCGTCGGCGCTGGCCCACGGGTTCACCGTTCCCGATGCGGTGGCCTTCGCCAAACGTTGGGTGACACAGTGCCTGCGCGCCGCCTATCCGCTGGGCCGCGGGCACGGCCCGGTCTCGCCGTTGTTCCGGCTGTCGGCGAGCACTCGGTGA
- the thiC gene encoding phosphomethylpyrimidine synthase ThiC, protein MTDVVVEPQVTTGPIPYSEKIYREIEGPGGETLRVPFRRINLTTGEHFDVYDTSGPYTDDNAVIDLHRGLPPRPGVVKDRGTQLQRAQAGEITAEMAFIAAREGVPAELVRDEVARGRAVIPANHNHPELEPMIIGKAFKVKINANIGNSAVTSSIAEEVDKLVWATRWGADNVMDLSTGKDIHETREWILRNSPVPIGTVPIYQALEKVNGDPTKLTWELYRDTVIEQCEQGVDYMTVHAGVLLRYVPLAAKRVTGIVSRGGSIMAAWCLSRHQESFLYTNFEELADILASYDVTFSLGDGLRPGSIADANDEAQFAELRTLGELTKIAKSRGAQVMIEGPGHVPMHKIVENVRLEEEWCDEAPFYTLGPLATDIAPAYDHITSAIGAAIIAQAGTAMLCYVTPKEHLGLPDRKDVKDGVIAYKIAAHAADLAKGHPGAQDRDNALSKARFEFRWYDQFALSLDPDTAREYHDETLPAEPAKSAHFCSMCGPKFCSMRISHDVREYANEHGLETQEDIDAAIAKGMAEKSAEFADHGNRVYLPISS, encoded by the coding sequence ATGACCGACGTCGTTGTCGAGCCGCAGGTGACCACCGGGCCCATCCCGTACAGCGAGAAGATCTACCGCGAGATCGAGGGGCCCGGGGGAGAGACGCTGCGGGTACCGTTCCGGCGGATCAACCTGACCACCGGCGAGCACTTCGACGTCTACGACACCTCGGGTCCCTACACCGATGACAATGCGGTGATCGACCTGCACCGCGGGCTGCCGCCGCGCCCCGGCGTGGTCAAGGATCGGGGCACCCAGTTGCAGCGCGCCCAGGCCGGCGAGATCACCGCGGAGATGGCGTTCATCGCCGCCCGCGAGGGCGTGCCGGCGGAACTGGTGCGCGACGAGGTCGCCCGCGGGCGCGCGGTGATCCCGGCCAACCACAACCACCCGGAGCTGGAGCCGATGATCATCGGCAAGGCGTTCAAGGTGAAGATCAATGCCAACATCGGCAACTCCGCGGTGACGTCCTCGATCGCCGAAGAGGTCGACAAGCTGGTGTGGGCCACCCGCTGGGGCGCGGACAACGTCATGGACCTGTCCACCGGCAAGGACATCCACGAAACCCGGGAGTGGATCCTGCGTAACTCGCCGGTGCCGATCGGCACCGTGCCGATCTACCAGGCGCTGGAGAAGGTCAACGGCGACCCCACCAAGCTGACCTGGGAGCTGTACCGCGACACCGTGATCGAGCAGTGCGAGCAGGGTGTGGACTACATGACCGTGCACGCCGGCGTGCTGCTGCGCTACGTGCCGCTGGCCGCCAAGCGGGTCACCGGAATCGTGTCTCGCGGCGGTTCGATCATGGCGGCGTGGTGCCTGTCCCGGCACCAGGAATCGTTCCTCTACACCAATTTCGAGGAGCTGGCCGACATCCTGGCCAGCTACGACGTCACGTTCTCCCTCGGCGACGGACTGCGGCCCGGCTCGATCGCCGACGCCAACGACGAGGCCCAGTTCGCCGAGCTGCGCACCCTGGGCGAGCTGACCAAGATCGCCAAATCCCGTGGCGCGCAGGTGATGATCGAGGGCCCGGGCCACGTCCCGATGCACAAGATCGTGGAGAACGTGCGCCTGGAGGAGGAATGGTGCGACGAGGCGCCGTTCTACACGCTGGGACCGCTGGCCACCGACATCGCACCGGCCTATGACCACATCACCTCGGCGATCGGCGCGGCGATCATCGCCCAGGCCGGCACCGCGATGCTGTGCTACGTGACCCCCAAGGAGCACCTGGGCCTGCCGGACCGCAAGGACGTCAAGGACGGGGTGATCGCCTACAAGATCGCCGCACACGCCGCCGACCTGGCCAAGGGGCATCCCGGCGCGCAGGACCGCGACAACGCACTGTCCAAGGCGCGCTTCGAGTTCCGCTGGTACGACCAGTTCGCACTGTCGCTGGACCCGGACACCGCCCGCGAGTACCACGACGAGACGCTGCCGGCCGAGCCGGCGAAGTCGGCGCACTTCTGCTCGATGTGCGGGCCGAAGTTCTGCTCGATGCGGATCAGCCACGACGTGCGCGAGTACGCCAACGAGCACGGCCTGGAGACCCAGGAGGACATCGACGCCGCCATCGCCAAGGGGATGGCCGAGAAGTCCGCCGAGTTCGCCGACCACGGCAACCGGGTGTATCTGCCCATCTCGTCCTAG
- a CDS encoding MFS transporter — MAAQIQRVTSGTRDPGVVDGAGAARRRPRYDRDHPRYKWIALSNTTLGVLLATINGSIVLISMPAIFRGIGLNPLDPANVSYLLWMLMGYLLVSAVLVVFFGRLGDMFGRVRIYNWGFVVFTVAAIALSIDPFDLDRGAQWLIAWRVVQGVGGAMLMASSSAILTDAFPANQRGMALGVNQVAAVAGSFVGLLIGGLLSEWDWRAVFWVGVPIGVLGTVWSVRSLRELGAAVPAKLDWAGTVTLGLGLTVVLTAITYSIQPHGTSPTSWSSPVVLGSLALGVALLVAFCFIELRVAAPLLDVRLFRIPAFGMANVAGLLAAIGRGGMQFMLIIWLQGIWLPLHGYSYESTPLWSGIYLLPMTAGFLLAGPLAGSLSDRHGARPFTVGGMVLMAATFVGLVLLPVNFDYRVFAALVFLNGLGGGIFTAPNSAVVMSSVPAGQRGAASGVRATFFNAGTSLSIGIFFSLMVIGLANTLPGAMGAGLQQQGVPAAVADQVANTPPVGSLFAAFLGYNPIAELLAPSGALTVPGVDAATLTGHRFFPQLISAPFHAGLAVVFGAAAVMMVLGALTSWRNPGHYAVETVRSED, encoded by the coding sequence ATGGCGGCGCAGATCCAGCGGGTGACCTCCGGCACCCGGGATCCCGGCGTCGTCGACGGAGCGGGTGCCGCACGCCGCCGGCCCCGCTACGACCGCGACCACCCGCGCTACAAGTGGATCGCACTGTCCAACACCACCCTGGGCGTGCTGCTGGCCACCATCAACGGCTCGATCGTGCTGATCTCGATGCCGGCGATCTTTCGCGGCATCGGCCTGAATCCGCTGGATCCGGCGAACGTCAGCTACCTGCTCTGGATGCTGATGGGCTATCTGCTGGTATCGGCCGTGCTGGTGGTGTTCTTCGGGCGGCTCGGCGACATGTTCGGTCGAGTACGCATCTACAACTGGGGCTTCGTGGTCTTCACGGTCGCAGCGATCGCGTTGTCGATCGACCCGTTCGACCTGGACCGCGGAGCGCAGTGGCTGATCGCCTGGCGGGTGGTCCAAGGTGTCGGCGGGGCGATGCTGATGGCGTCGTCGTCGGCGATCCTCACCGATGCGTTCCCGGCCAATCAGCGCGGCATGGCACTCGGCGTCAACCAGGTCGCCGCCGTCGCCGGATCCTTCGTCGGCCTGCTCATCGGTGGCCTGCTGTCGGAATGGGACTGGCGGGCGGTGTTCTGGGTCGGGGTGCCGATCGGGGTGCTGGGCACCGTCTGGTCGGTGCGCTCGCTGCGCGAACTCGGTGCAGCCGTGCCGGCCAAACTGGACTGGGCCGGCACGGTGACGCTGGGGCTGGGGCTGACGGTGGTGTTGACCGCGATCACCTACAGCATTCAGCCGCACGGCACGTCGCCGACCAGCTGGTCGAGTCCGGTCGTGCTGGGCTCGCTGGCCCTCGGGGTGGCACTGCTGGTGGCGTTCTGCTTTATCGAGTTGCGGGTGGCCGCACCCCTGCTGGACGTGCGACTGTTCCGGATTCCGGCATTCGGCATGGCCAACGTGGCCGGACTGCTGGCGGCGATCGGGCGCGGCGGCATGCAGTTCATGCTGATCATCTGGCTGCAGGGCATCTGGCTGCCGCTGCACGGCTACAGCTACGAGTCCACCCCGCTGTGGTCGGGTATCTATCTGCTGCCCATGACCGCGGGCTTCCTGCTGGCCGGGCCACTGGCCGGTTCGCTGTCGGATCGGCACGGCGCCCGCCCGTTCACCGTGGGCGGCATGGTGTTGATGGCGGCGACATTCGTGGGCCTGGTGCTGCTCCCGGTGAACTTCGACTACCGGGTGTTCGCGGCGCTGGTGTTCCTCAACGGTCTGGGCGGCGGGATCTTCACCGCACCCAACAGTGCCGTGGTCATGTCAAGCGTGCCGGCAGGTCAACGGGGTGCGGCATCCGGCGTACGGGCCACGTTCTTCAACGCCGGCACCTCGCTGTCGATCGGTATCTTCTTCTCCCTGATGGTGATCGGGCTGGCCAACACGCTGCCGGGCGCGATGGGTGCCGGCCTGCAGCAGCAGGGCGTGCCCGCGGCGGTGGCCGACCAGGTGGCGAACACCCCGCCGGTGGGCAGCCTGTTCGCCGCGTTTCTGGGTTACAACCCGATCGCCGAGTTGCTGGCGCCGTCGGGAGCGCTGACGGTGCCCGGGGTGGACGCGGCGACGTTGACCGGCCACCGCTTCTTCCCGCAACTGATCTCCGCGCCGTTCCATGCCGGTCTCGCGGTGGTGTTCGGGGCGGCGGCCGTGATGATGGTGCTCGGGGCGCTCACATCGTGGCGGAACCCGGGGCACTACGCAGTCGAGACAGTGCGTTCCGAGGACTGA
- a CDS encoding Rv1535 family protein, with the protein MVAIAYTDIQAPAPRAVSTEKKLDRRPAAPAGDPLVDMTTRLLSGPLHQMYALLWRVGVLTVND; encoded by the coding sequence ATGGTTGCAATCGCCTACACCGACATCCAGGCTCCGGCTCCGCGTGCCGTCAGCACCGAGAAGAAGCTGGACCGTCGCCCCGCCGCGCCCGCCGGCGACCCCCTGGTCGACATGACCACCCGGCTGCTCAGCGGCCCGCTGCACCAGATGTATGCACTCCTGTGGCGCGTCGGAGTGCTGACCGTCAACGACTGA